The DNA window TGAGTGCAGCAGGGAATCAGCTGGTGAGCACCACCAGTTTCCTGAGTTCATGATCTagtaagagagaaaaatcacaaataaaaagaGGTGTGTGCTTTGCTGCAGGCAAGCACAGTGGAGCACCCGTGGTCTGGGGGACAGGAAGCAGGAGTCCTATGGGTTCTCATGGAAAGCTTTCTAGAGGGAGTGAATCTTAGCTTGAGAGCCCTGTAGGAAGAAGTGAGACTTGCCCAGATGCCAGAGGCTTGAGTGGTTTAGGCAGAAAAACGGTATCAGGATGATccagatgaaaaagaaaacaagcaggatGGCCAACTCAGGAGCGCTTCTGTAGATGTCTGCAACTGGCTAACAGGGGAGTCTGGTAGCTATGCTGATTGGTTTTTAGGTTTACCTGATGCAATCTGGAATTGCCTGGGAAGTCTCGTTGAGGGGCTatctagacaaggctggcctctatTTTGCGTTAACTGAAATGGGAAGACATTCCCAtcgtgggcagcaccattctctgGGCGAGGGCATTCATTCTCTTTCAACTATGGTGAGATTgactgcttcaagttcctgcctcctAGATTTCTCAGCAATGATGGTCTGTAATGTGGATTTGTAAACTGAATAAATCCTTTCTATGATAAAGTTCCTTTGGTTGGGatattctgtcacagcaacaagaaatgaAACTAGGTCAGCAATGGACAGGTTGAGAAATGTTAGGTCAGTTGAGCGCTCTCTATTCCAGTAGGTGCctggtctgtgctctgtgcgctagaccccagttcgtgagcttcaggcaaggggctggaggttgagagtacacacgcagagacagaccgacacacagaccttccaacactggtaccaaagcccctctttattagcgccatgtaggcttaaatacactgcagtcaatggccaacaggtgaaaatcccatcctctgatcctctaaactaggcacagcttctagtaacttcaattagaaggttctaggagggaagatcagctgaaggccaggactcattagtcccaacagttgGGCAACACATGTAGTTAGCTGTCAGGCCTAGAGCTGGCAAGATTGTGAGGGATTGAGTCCTGGAATGTTCTATCTAGCAAGCCATGTTGACCATGCCGAGAATTCTTCCTTTTAAGTTCAAGGCTCACATGGCCAACAGACTTTTGGTTTTTCACCTGAAAGATTTACTTCTCTACTCTTACAGTGAATCACATTAGCACATTAGCACAACCATGAAAGAGGATTCTGTTCCCTGCTACCAAGTAGTGGAGCCAAACGCCCACCTCTTAAAGGCCCACTGGGTACTTGCTGTTCTCCCAGCTTTTGCGTGGAATATTAGACTGTGGTTTGGGGGAAAGTGTTTAGAGaaacaatctttttgtttgtttaaaaatatcaGAGGGAGCTCAGGCTGCCAGCAGATTCACAAGAGCTACACACTGTTCTGTGAAGAATAATGACAATCTGTAATCTTAATCACACGCAGGCCGGGTATCAAAGAGGAAACAACCTGAGGGATGGCTGACCTTCCCAACAGAAAcgtctagaacagtggttctcaactagGGCTGGTTATTTACCATCAGGGAACACTGAAAATGTTAGGGGGTATGTGTTGACAGAGGGGAAGAATAGTGTTATGTCCTGGCTTCTCCTAGATAGAGCCCAGGTCGCTAGTACCCAAGCTGTCATGACAGGACAGGTAAGACAGCTAGCCTGCAATCACAATAGTGCCAAAGTtgagaaataagacaagaaaCAGAATTCTGCTCCCGTATGAGCTGAAAACAGATCTGTTTCTAGAATGATGAAAATAACTTTGGAACTAAAGTCTGTTCCTTGATCTAGTTCTaaagatgacatttaaaatagaCCAAGTCAACTGTATCTAGTCTTGAAACTGTCCCCATGTAAAGACTAAAGGAAATCCGAGGACTAGAGTTAAACACTCAAATGACAAGCTGTTTATCACTGAAACAGCTAATATTTGTGTTACTCGGGTAaattatgcataattaaaatgatGGCATTTAAATTAGCTAAACAGTTGAAACAGTATTACATACGTGCTGGGGAGTGAACACAGGGCCACAGGCCTGAGGAGCAATTGTTCTACCaaatgagctacatccctagctctACATACATTATTCAAGTCTAGTTTTTGTAGCACAATATAAGCATGCAGAGCATTGCGCATTTTGTGAGACCCGGCATCAGATGGCGCTCACGACCTCGGAGAGCCTGAACCGCACCAACTGGCACTGAAAATACCAGTTCTGGCACCAGGCAATCCTGGTATCAGGGTCAGGTCACTTTCACAAGTCTCGGATTTCCTCACCTGTGATGTgcgtgggggtggaggggtgggggagtgagAGAGGACGTACTTTCCATCGCTGGCCGTCAGACTACTCATCaagagtggggggagtgggggagagtcACAGATCGGCCACTACTGCGGCTTTCTTAGTGACTCCGAAGGAGCAGGTAGGGCAAGGGCATTGTTGGCAGCAGTGACCCGGGGGCGTCGGGGAGCTACGATCACCTTCGGTCCCACCCACAGCCGCCCGCACAGAACAGGCGGCCCCCCAGAAACTCCTTGATCACGTGGTTCCGTCGTTACCCACCCCCCCCCAAGTCCCGAACAATATCACACGTAAAACTCTATCAGACTTCAAGGAAGAGGCGGCTCCTACAGAGCCCTAAGCGAGCGCCAACGCACAACACACGCTCAGCGGTCCTTCAGGTCCCAAACTCTCCGGGTTAAACCGAGCGGGGAGGCGCGCTACCGAAGGGGTCACGTGACACCTCCGCCCGCCTCCCGGGCCGCCCCCGTGCCCGCCCCTCACTACGTCATGCGGACTGTTCCATCCTTGCCATGGTGGGAGGGGACGTTCCTGCCGCAGACTTGCGGAAAGGCTCATAGCGTCGCTCCCGGTCGTCTCAGGACGAGAAAGACCGCTTACGGCGCACCGACTGCTGTCCCGCCAAGGCAAGACGGAGGCGGTCTCCTCCGGCCGCCGCTCCCCCTCCCTCGGCCCTTCCTGGTGGTTTCGTCCGCCCCGCCCCGCAGGGCCGCTCACGTGACCGCCGCGCGCTCCCGCGGGGCGGGCTCATCGGGGGCGGCGCCGCAGGGGGACGCAGGGCTGGACGGATCTCGGCTCGCCGCTGCTTTCTCCTGGACGCCTGGCCTGAGGACACGATGTTGGGTGTCTCCCGCCGACTGCTCTGGGCCGCCACCTGCCTGGCCGCGCTCTGCGTGGCGGCGGCGCAGACGGACACCAGCAGCACATCTCCCAGCGAGCCCCCGCCCGTGACCAGCACGCCGGTGCCGACGACGCTCACGCCCACCGTGCTGCCAGGTGGGCGCCCGCCACACGCGACGACCCGGTGGGACCCGCGCAACATGGCCGCCCGGCCCGTGTGCCGCGGCCCGACGGGTGGGGTGCGGAGGCGACGGGCGAGCTAGGCCGCGGGGCTGATCCCGCTCCCCCAGCGCTGCCGGCGGAGGCGCCATCCCCAGGTGCCTGGGGACGGCGACGTGGCTCGCTTCCGCGGTGGCATTTAGGAGTTAGTGGGCGAGGCGAGGCGACGCGCCCCGAAGTCGGCGGCGAGAGCAAACTTTGAGCTCCCGGGCCAGACTCTTGTCCACGCAGGGCTGTCCTCCCCACGAGGCTTCTCCGGAAGTTGAAAGTAGGGGCCAGGGTGAGGGAGAAACTTAAAGATGAATTAGTCGCCCCCACCCTTCTTTGGCTCGAAGACTATTCAGCCTCCTGGAACTTCACATTGACTTGGCAGAGTAAGGGCTGTATCCGAGATTTGAGTGTGTAAGGGAAGGAGGACCGGACCGACGCATGTGGCCGTACTTCGAGGCTGGGTGACGGAGGTGAAGCCCGGGGCGGGATGGGAAAGAGCCCGGTAAACTGCTCTCCGGGGTCCTGTATTTTGAGGGTTGTGGAGTTAGGTCGAAATCCAGTGTGTCGACTTCTCCAACAGTCCGGTGGAGGAATGTGCCTTTTGTTAAACTCTAGGGTATGTTAAGGCTTATACAAATGGACGTAGGCCGTGACAACGTAAAGGAGATCGAGAAGATAAATTTGAAGTAATGAGGCACGAGGTGTTTAGATTGTTTGTTGTCCTTAGTTTAGGCAAGCAGTAACTGCGCTACTCGGCTGAGGATTGCTGAAGTGTGATGACTTGACATTGGCTCTTTTCTAGTGTAAATATTGTTGTAGTGCCTTCTCTGGTTTTAGCATTTTATAAGATGCAATATGAATAAAACTGTGCATGTAATATCCGATTTCTTGTTAGACACAGGAAGATTGCtagagtaaaattaaaatatttttaaatgagcaaagTAAATTTCAGAACAGTTCTGGAAATTACTATCACAGTTAAGATGctaaagcaaaattattttttgtcttctgCTTATTTGACAGTTTTCCTCCCAGAAGTGTAATGTgtgggtttttcattttgtttttaagaggagCCTGGAAATGCCAAGTTAATTGCCTTTGTATAATTGAAATACCCGCGGAGGGCTTAACTTGTATTTTCTGGAAATGATAGGGTAAGCTGCAGTGTGGGAAGTAGCATTCCCCTTGCTGTACCATCATCAGGCATACAAGACTGAATAGCCTGTCTTAAGAACGTGTGTTTTGTGAAAGCCCTCATCCACCAGACAATCCCGTTTCCAGTAACAGTTGGGGTGCGGTGATTCTGCAGAACTGACGAAGGCAAAGGAGAATGTTGCAGGCATTCGTTATAAGTCCATTTCTTTATCCAGACTTGTTACTTGTCCTCTGAGGTCTTTCTTGTTTGGGGGCTGTTtggtttagagcagtggttctcaaccttcagtAATGCTGAGACTCTTTAATAAaatccctcatgttgtggttacCCCCAaccattaaaatttttcttactacttcctaactgtaattgtGTTACTATTATGAATCTATCTAATATGCTGTTGGTCTTAGGAGACCTTTGTGAAAGGGTCGTTGGACACCACCCCCCAGCTTctggggttgagacccacaggttgagaaccatgggtTTTAGAGTGTTGACCTATACCTTGCTGATTTGttaaatcatacacacacacacacacacacacacacacacacggccccTTAAGATGCATCTTCTGGTTGCCGAGAACCTCTCTGGAAAGTGAATCACTGATGAAGACTGACTCTCTGGGAAAGTAACTTGATTTCAGACACCATCAGAGTTGAATTTTCAAATCAGTACTCTTAAAACTTCATATTTTCTCTGGTGTTTGGAAGCAGTGATTTCTCTTTGTTGGTGTTATAATAGTGTTTCCCCGAATGTTTTGTCTTGAATCCCTGAATGTCTGGGTATCTAGTATTGTGAAAGATTGTCTGATAATCTACTACCACTACTGAATATGCACACTAGCCTGTTTTCCAAAAGCTTACTTACGCATTCGTAGTTGATGATTGGAATTTTgaatttgtttggctttttgagacaaggtctcactgtgtaaccctggctgtcctggaactcactgtatagaccaggctggactcaaactcaaagagatttgcctgttttctgcctgagtgctaggattaaaggcatgcatcactatgcCAGgctgataatattttttttatatgtgtgtgtgtgcatgtgtgtgcacacacttgccATAGCACACAAGTGGTAGTTCAAATACAACATTGAAGAGTCGCTTCTCTCCTTCTGATATGTGGGTGCAGGGCATTGAACTCAGCTCGACCATCAACCTTTACTCTCtgtgccatcttgctggcctgtggCTGAAATTTCTTAATAAACCAATTTATAAACATAACTATTTCATTGAATTATTAGTTATTAAAACTTTGTCCGAAAAAGATGTAGAACAAGCTAAATGAAATATCAATTCATTGATTTCTTAATTTCCCCCCCAGACATCTGTGGGAACCACAACAGCTGTGTTTCCTGTGTTAATGCCACCATTGATAATACTACCTGCTTTTGGATAGACTGCAAAGAAGGTAAGAAACTTTGGAGTCGCAAGCCCTACTGAATATTCTTGAACGAAATCCTTGAGCATATTTAAAATAGTATGCActatttattttccaaatctAATACTTCTGTAAACATACtagtttatttacatttccctTGGATTTCTTACACTTGCCTGTTAAGATTTAGTAGCTTTTAAAGGAGAGATTTTTAGATCTTCAGAAGGATTAAAGTGTGCTAGATTTAACTGAAAACGGTGTGTAATTTTCCTTTGGAAGTAGAGTCATTTGTCTTGGGAGATGAACTGTAGAGACCTTCTAGGACATCGTTGAATGCTTAGATATGAAGGGAGAGCTGACTCCATTTGACAGCTACGAGCTATGTCTGCTGAAATGTCAGAGTTTTTCATAGACTGAGATTACACTGTAGACTGACTGCTCTTGTTTTCTTAAGGTGAGGTGCCTGCAGCTTTCTTTGTCAGCAAAGCAATCTATTAAAGaactttcccttttttatttgtttggtacCCCTGAGGTGCAGAAACCatagtttttttgctttttcagtaAAAAGTGGAGTTATGTGTTAAGTCCCTTTATTCAGTATTCTGTGAGTAGCACATGATGTGCAGACACTCTTTAAGTAGTGGGAGTTACCGTGCAAATTGTTAAGCTATGAAGTGGAACTTGAGGGTAGATCCTCTCCCCTATGATTGGTACGTAGGAATTGTTGAGGTTTGGAGAATATGTCCTCTGTCTTAAGATTTGTTGTTGAAGGCTCTCCAGTTATCTCTCCAAATCTGCCTATTAAGGAAAACGATTTAGATATTGTGGACAACTAATCTGGTCAGTATACGCAAATGACTTAGATTTGTCTCTAAGACAGTGGGAAAGGAATAGCAGTTTTTATTGCTCTCAAGCTTGAAAACTtgagagagccttcatccagagCACTGGGTTACAGTCACAGGTGTGTGTCAGCCACAtctggcttggttttgttttgtagtaGTAGTCTTCTAGAGCTTAAAGCAAAGCCAGAGGTGTGATGTGAGTAATTGCTCTTTATCTCTCTTTCATAGAAAATAAGATGTACTGTTCAAGTGAAATAGTAAGTAATTGTACCTGGACGAACAAAACTGAGTCCTGTTCTGGTAAGTTTTCCCCGGACCACTCTGACTGGGCTAACATTTAGACACCACCAGACCATTCCCATTGATAAAAAGGATAGTTAAATCTTGGTTTCGTGATTCAGCTGTCTTTCATTTCCTGCACTGTTTAGTTCCTCCCTTCAAGTGTTACAACTAAGTAAATGTCTGTATTAGAGGGATTTAATTACTCTTTGAGTTTTACTCTTTACCCTGAAAAAATCCTAGTTGAAACAGCTGGTCCTTCTCCCTGCATCCCAACCCTTTCTTTTGCTCTCCACCCTCAAGTTGCTCATTATTCCTCAAACTATCTACCTCAGTGTGAACTTCctattctgcctctgcttcccatatagcagtgagccaccatgcccggctaaaCAGTGGTTGTTTTTTCTGATGTTACTTGAAGTTAATGGGGAAATCAAATTCCAATTTGAATGAAGTATTTTTGTAGAAAATGTCTAACCATTAATGACAACTCTTGGCTGTTTAATTTTGATATAACTTTCTCCGTTCCACTGTGAATTTAACGGGTTAGATTAGTATTAGGTTAATTTTATCCTGTGTAAAATGGATAATACTGTATAAGTCATATATAAGCAAGGGACTTGACCTTTCccaaaaatgtttaaatgttacTGTCTAATATTCCAGCcatcacattaattttttttttaccccttgcctacaagaagggaaagagaaaacacaaggcCTGTATTTGCCTTGTAGATGTTTGTTATAAACTGTGAGAAAGGCTAAGAAGTGTCTTAGGAGGAAGTGAGATGCCACTGAAAATTGCTGGTTTCGTTTCTAAAGAAAGGGAAACTAGTGTTGTGTGTGAGTAACTGTCTCTTCAGGGGTGGAGTGCATGTGGTAAGGCTGCAGGTAGTGTCCAGGTGGGGCAGCTGTTGCTCCGAGCTGTAGACAACTTcgtgtctctctctttcagtcGTGCCTACCACCACTCCAGTGCCAACCAACTCTACAGGTAATGCAgagattttctcttccttgtttgtTGGGGAGTTTAAAGCGCTGTTGATAACTTACTGGCTAAGAGATGTTGGTATAGTTTTAAATTTAAGGGAAGGCTTACTTAGCCATGGACTACACAATGGTGTAAAGGTGTATCCTAACTCTGGAGTAGTTCGTTTTTAGTGACTCTCAATAGGTTTACTTAGTTGGTACATGGAGACCTTGGGCTGCTTTCTGTGAATGTCTTataaatttcagaaaacaaaaaagcagacagGAAATTGCAATTCTCATTATTGGGCAGTATGCCAGAATGTTTTCAGAAATTAATTTCCTCGAGTCTTTTGTGTGTATAACTAAGTGTACTTTTTATGACATGGATAATAGTTACGTGTGTTTGTGGGGGTTTTTTCCCTCTTACTCTAAGCTGGTGGTATACTTCACTTCTTATACCCGCGATTGGACAGTTAGTTCATCTCGGGTACAATGAGAACTTTAAGGGAGTAGTATTAAACTGTCTATTCTAGGCCAGATAATGAGAGGGTATGGACAGAAACTAATTAGCCCATAGTTTTGTGCTaccagaaaaatgaataaagtcaGTGAGCATTGTATGTTGGGAATCGTAGGTGTGTGTTGAGTGAGATAGAGGTGACTGACACAGCACTGGGAAGTAAGGGGAAACATGCCAAAGGAAATGGGGTTCACACTGACCGAATGACTGGATGACAGTAAACCTGGTAAACTTGGCAAATCAAAAGCAAAACTCAGAAGttcctctgtatgctctgaattcTGAGACTTAGATGGTATCGAAGCATGTAGGTCCTCATAGGACCagacttgtattttaataaaatgtactaTTATGGCCTGTGCAAAGTAAAAGACCAAAGTGGACTTGAAATCAGTTATAGTAGAAATGTTCATGCGAAGAACCTGCAAATAGTACCAAGTTTATCTTAGTGGACTGTTAGTGCCCTGCTTCTGTACTTGGAGAGATCATTGACTGAGAAAATGGTGAGCCTGGGATATGGACAGACAGAAGAAATCCCCCAAACCATTGTGTGCTTGGTTTAATCTTCACCATTCTTAATGTATTACATTCTGTTTAGTGAGTTGTTTCTCCACTCGTGGTTCTGTAAAGTGGAAGGGTGCTAGGCTTGCCTTAGGAAGTATATCTGTTTAAGGAAACCGTCGcgccttccatttctttctagtACAGTTAGTTGAGCAGCCTTTCCTCAGTGTAAATGGTACCTTTAACAGTGAAGTGACCAAATGATGTCAGAGGAAGTGGGGAAGGTGGGTGATTCATTGAGTGGAAGACAAAAGGAAGGGGTAAGTGTTTAGTACAAGTGATGTTAACCCTGGATGGTGCTCCTCATCACCAATAGTTTATTATAATTTAGGGGTTTTGTTTAATGAAAAGGGCATACAGGTCAGGAGGTATATTCATTAAAGTAGTgcctaattttgaaaatattgtcaATATAATACTGTTTACAACTTAAAATTGTTAGAATTGTTTTACCTAGtaacaaaaagaattaaattttacCATTCTTTAAGAGTGGATAGTGGCAAGGCAGTGGTCAcgcatgtctttaaccccagcagaggcaggcagatctctgtgagttcgaggccagcctggtctacaaaagctagttccaggacaggctccaaagctacacagagaaaccctatctcgaaaaaacaaacaaacaaaagagtgaatagtgggccgggcggcggtggtggcgcacgcctttaatcccagcacttgggaggcagaggcaggcggatctctgtgagttcgagaccagcctggtctacaagagctagttccaggacaggctccaaagccgcagagaaaccctgtctcgaaaaaccaaaaaaaaaaaaaaaaagaaaagaaaagagtgaatAGTGAAAACCACATAGCAAATCTACAGAATTTTCTTACCATAACatcaaacaaaacttttttttttttttttttttttttttgagatagggtttctctatgtagttttggctggcctagaacttaattttgtagaccaggtaggctagcctcaaactcccagagatctacctttctcttcctcctgagtgctgggacttgtgccactaccacccggctaaAACTAGTATCTTAAAGATTGAAAAGAAgttaatacatatttaatttgtAAAGTTCATTTTGTCATATCTCGATTGTTGTTTGGTTACACAGGAGGTATATGTCGTGAAACTTTCTTTGgacctccagctcccaaataatgatacagagacttattatgaaagcttggctctAGCTTAAGCCTGTCCCAACTAGTTCTtgtaacttaagttaacccatttatattaatctacattctttcacATGGCTCTTTACCTCTGCTCAGTTCTGTGCATcccatttcctccatgtctggttggccattcctgcctctcttcttcccagagttcctatctctttcTGGAAGTCTCACCTATCCTCTtttgcctagttattggccattcagctctttattaaaccaatcagaacgTATATCTTCATGGTATACAAAAAGATTGTCTCACAACAGGTATATTTAAACAAACTATGAAAGGAAAAAAGCCTTAAAATAATCAGGCCTTCTAATGTAGGAATTATGTATGTCACTACCCTTTAAGACACGAGATAAAAGAGGGAGACAAGGTGTCCTTAGgctagatttgtgtgtgtgtgagtttcccatgttgtttttttaattaaaatacaattattttccccatctcttttctccctccagctctcccatgctcccttccttgctccctcaaatatttctgtctatgtgtgtgtgtacaactttCTTAGTCTATTTAGTGTTTCTTCTATGTATGTGATTTCAgaactggccaattagcattggATAACCAACTAGGAGTATAACTAGGGGGCTTAGTTCTGGGGAAAAAAGATGGGATGAGCCGTATGGAGTAGAGATCAGATGACAACTTTAGAGttggctttcttcttcctcctttaccTAGGTTCTAGGGAGTGAAGTATGGTCAGCAggtttgcatagcaagtgcttttactggTAGCTGGGCTATCTTATTAGCCTTCATATCATTCTTAATAGAAGTTTACCATAATCCTATGAGAATGAGAATACCTTGGCTTCCTAGGATCCTGTTAACTTTGGGATGCCAACAATGCCTTTTACTAGTGACATCTGTCTTAAAGCCCAGTGTTGGTGTATAATTACTGTTGAAGCAAAGagctttatattttaactttatgttAGAACTTGGGGGCTGGCAGAACGGCTCAGgagataaaggtacttgccacatGGCAGGAGAAAACCATCTCCTATAGGTTGACTTCCATACTTGTGCCATGTCATCTGTACACCCATTCATATATACACAGGCACATTTTatactgtaattttaaaaattttgttcatttgtttggtttttgtttgtttgagacaatgtctcactgtatagcctctAGTACTGTGTACAAGAATTCTTCTCGACTATACTCAGTAGTAGACACTGTTTATAGTTCCCGTAATCAAGAACTTCATTTTCAGAGGTCATTTTATGTTTAGATGGTACATTAGCCTCATACTGTGAGGTAGGTAGACTATATCATCCAAGTAGGGGCTACTCCAGCCCTGGGTGCTCATGCTAGCGAGTAAGGCTTTATTGGAACCCAACTATGCCTGCTTAATTCTTTGACCTTGACTGGTTTTGCATTGCAAAGTGTAGTATTCTACTCAGTCCCTTAAAGATAAGCAAAGCatggtatatataatatactcaGTTGTGTATTTCAGTTATATATACTAATTTGTCATAGGAGCAAGATTGTTCATAAAAGAATGAAACCCGTAACTTATCTTCCCTAAATATACTTGTCCCCATTTGTCTCTCTGCAGTCTTTGTCTTAATATGTATAtcttacatgtatacatatgtctTACCATAAAAACAAGCTTATGCTGGCTAAATGTGTTAGAATATATGTAAATGCTtctctaaaaaattaaaagtgttgTTTTAGAAACTGTATATTGGATAATTGGGAAGTCAGAAATTTAAGGtttcaaatacattttgtttttattccagcTAAACCCACAACTCGGCCTTCCTCTCCTACACCTACTCCCTCAGTTGTCACATCAGGTAATTGGGGCTTTATAAATTACTAGTGACTCTGCCACCAAGGTCCAGTTTATTCATGGATACCTATGACTTAGCGAGCCAAGGCAGTGGTTGACTCCTAACACTCTGCTTAGGGTCCTTTTCTAGTCTTGATGTGTCCTGGCCCTTTAGATTTAGTAAGAGTGTTCTCTCTAAAGCCTTTCTGTAAGCCCTAGATGCAAAGTCAAATTTGGGGCTACCAGTTACTTATAAGGTATGATACCTTCATGATTTTGGTGAAGGTAAGATTATCATTTTTAGTTGGACAAGTCTGAGAAGATTTCCACTTCCCTGTTCTTCTCAAATAGTGTTCATTTTCTTAGACTTACGTGGATCCGAGTGCTCTTTCCTACCATGTGACCGTTGtgacttcctgctcctgctgtttTGCAGCTTCAGTGAAGCCACTCTGCTTTCACACATGCTGTGTGCGCGCACTGACACAGACAGGATAGAAAACACTAGGAgtgaatttggttttgtttgaggtTTTTAGTGCCTAGAACTTTGCCAGCCAAGACCCACTCCTGGCTATGTTAAAGCTGGTCAGCTTACTAGAGCCTGCAGTGATGATCTCCTCAGAATACATTGTCATCTAGTCTGACATTGAAGTACATAGTCATCTCTTTTCTGGTTCCTCTTGAGACAGTTTACTCCCTTAATAATTCTAGATTTCTTCTGACTTGCAAAACTTTTTTATAATACAGAATTATTGACAGTACatttagattttaatattttgtttgtagaaATTCTAGTTTTTAAGTTGGTTTTTCTTACGGCTTTGTAATGATTTATCATAATGCAAATTAACTGAGTACTATTTAATATATGTCCAACTATGTGCTATTTTCTTTGTTGAAAGTGTAGATTGTTACTTGTGTTAACTTGAAAAATAGCAACTGAATTTTTATATACCTTGTCTAGCTAGTAAAACCCAAAAgttttaacaaatatttgctttagtagttaaaatatattaaca is part of the Arvicola amphibius chromosome 8, mArvAmp1.2, whole genome shotgun sequence genome and encodes:
- the Cd164 gene encoding sialomucin core protein 24 isoform X2; this encodes MLGVSRRLLWAATCLAALCVAAAQTDTSSTSPSEPPPVTSTPVPTTLTPTVLPDICGNHNSCVSCVNATIDNTTCFWIDCKEENKMYCSSEIVSNCTWTNKTESCSVVPTTTPVPTNSTAKPTTRPSSPTPTPSVVTSGATNTTLTPTSQPERKSTFDAASFIGGIVLVLGVQAVIFFLYKFCKSKERNYHTL
- the Cd164 gene encoding sialomucin core protein 24 isoform X1, producing MLGVSRRLLWAATCLAALCVAAAQTDTSSTSPSEPPPVTSTPVPTTLTPTVLPDICGNHNSCVSCVNATIDNTTCFWIDCKEENKMYCSSEIVSNCTWTNKTESCSVVPTTTPVPTNSTAKPTTRPSSPTPTPSVVTSAGATNTTLTPTSQPERKSTFDAASFIGGIVLVLGVQAVIFFLYKFCKSKERNYHTL